A window of Streptomyces gilvosporeus contains these coding sequences:
- a CDS encoding quinone oxidoreductase family protein produces the protein MRRVRFHTYGGPEVLRVEEEAESPVPGPGELLVRTEAIGVTLPCVRRTHGDGKGGGDPLPAMPGGEIAGEVVALGPDVTGFAVGDRVTSITFKGSYAELVLAPAVMATVIPDGASAVEAVALVRSGQVALAALSTAAPVGRESVLITGAASATGHLAVQLAKLQGVPRVVAAVGSADKAEFLYGLGADEVVTYEQDSWGEPVDIVLDGVGGELLPRALATVTEGGRLIFFNSGGGTVPAFELLAGAKTITGLTMRRFATVNPERYARHHARLWELATSGQLRAAVHTELPLAEAAKAHEIIESRANLGKVVLRP, from the coding sequence ATGCGCCGTGTCCGGTTCCATACCTACGGCGGTCCCGAGGTCCTGCGAGTAGAGGAGGAGGCCGAGAGCCCGGTGCCCGGTCCCGGCGAGTTGCTGGTACGCACCGAGGCGATCGGCGTGACGCTGCCCTGCGTACGGCGGACGCACGGGGACGGGAAGGGCGGCGGCGATCCGCTGCCGGCCATGCCCGGTGGGGAGATCGCCGGGGAGGTCGTCGCGCTCGGGCCGGATGTGACCGGGTTCGCGGTGGGCGACCGCGTCACGTCGATCACGTTCAAGGGCTCGTACGCCGAACTCGTCCTCGCCCCCGCTGTCATGGCCACCGTGATACCCGACGGGGCGAGCGCGGTGGAGGCGGTCGCCCTGGTGCGCAGCGGGCAGGTGGCGCTGGCGGCGCTGAGCACCGCGGCGCCGGTCGGCCGGGAGTCCGTACTGATCACCGGGGCCGCCAGCGCCACCGGACACCTCGCCGTCCAACTGGCCAAGCTCCAGGGGGTGCCGCGGGTGGTGGCCGCCGTCGGCTCCGCGGACAAGGCGGAGTTCCTGTACGGGCTCGGGGCCGACGAGGTCGTCACCTACGAGCAGGACTCCTGGGGCGAACCGGTCGACATCGTGCTGGACGGCGTCGGCGGCGAGCTGCTGCCGCGGGCTCTGGCAACGGTGACCGAGGGCGGCCGGCTGATCTTCTTCAACTCCGGTGGCGGCACCGTCCCGGCCTTCGAGCTGCTGGCGGGCGCGAAGACCATCACCGGGCTGACCATGCGGCGCTTTGCCACCGTGAACCCGGAACGGTACGCACGCCATCATGCGCGACTGTGGGAGCTGGCCACATCGGGGCAGTTGCGGGCCGCCGTACACACCGAACTGCCGCTGGCCGAGGCCGCGAAGGCGCACGAGATCATCGAGTCGCGGGCCAATCTCGGCAAGGTGGTGCTACGGCCGTGA
- a CDS encoding MarR family winged helix-turn-helix transcriptional regulator: protein MSDLHDHHPYAPSRIRALPSWLLGRAAARGQRLVAEALAAEGMRMMHHAVLSAVAELGPVSQADLARTLSIDPKDMVAIVNDLQRDGLVTRTPDPNDRRKNAVEISADGERRLRRTQKLGDEANAELTAALTPAERDQLIDLLTRIALPPC, encoded by the coding sequence ATGTCCGACCTTCATGATCACCACCCCTACGCCCCCTCCCGCATCCGCGCGCTCCCCAGCTGGCTGCTGGGCCGCGCCGCCGCCCGCGGCCAGCGCCTCGTCGCCGAGGCGCTCGCCGCCGAAGGGATGCGGATGATGCATCACGCCGTCCTGTCCGCGGTCGCCGAACTCGGTCCCGTATCGCAGGCCGACCTCGCCCGCACGCTGAGCATCGACCCCAAGGACATGGTCGCGATCGTCAACGACCTCCAGAGGGACGGCTTGGTCACCCGCACCCCCGACCCCAATGACCGGCGCAAGAACGCCGTCGAGATCTCGGCCGACGGCGAGCGCCGGCTGCGCCGTACCCAGAAGCTCGGCGACGAGGCCAACGCCGAGCTGACCGCGGCCCTGACCCCGGCGGAACGCGACCAGCTGATCGACCTGCTGACCCGCATCGCGCTGCCGCCCTGCTGA